From the genome of Deinococcus betulae, one region includes:
- a CDS encoding LacI family DNA-binding transcriptional regulator, whose product MSPAKPAASVPRPSAGRMTLRDVARALGVSVATVSNAYNRPDQLSAELRSRILNEAQTLGYRGPDPLARSLRRGRTGVLGVVYDAPLDYAFADPAAALFLGSVARAVQGEALNALLLASPHEPDADPTGPVCSASVDGFIVYCAAEESPLLRAVLGRQLPTVLVDHAPHPAALGVGIDDAGGAHQAAAHLLALGHRTLGVICLELAPARAAGPVSPGREARISYHPTAARLSGYRAAVSAVPGASLWPTETLQNTPEEGEVRALDLLRAHPEVTALLCMSDVLAQGALRAAQTLGRRVPEDLSVIGYDDLPSSPALNLTTVWQPTADKGRAAGEAMLALLRGEAAQGLTLPTRLVVRGTTAAPAGAAAALP is encoded by the coding sequence ATGTCACCCGCCAAGCCTGCGGCCTCTGTTCCCCGGCCCTCTGCCGGCCGCATGACCCTGCGGGACGTGGCGCGGGCTCTTGGGGTCAGCGTGGCGACCGTCAGTAACGCCTACAACCGCCCCGACCAGCTCAGCGCCGAGCTGCGCAGCCGCATTCTGAACGAGGCGCAGACGCTGGGCTACCGTGGCCCCGACCCGCTGGCCCGCAGCCTGCGCCGGGGCCGCACTGGTGTGCTGGGCGTGGTGTATGACGCCCCACTGGATTACGCCTTTGCCGACCCGGCGGCCGCGCTGTTTCTGGGCAGCGTGGCTCGGGCCGTTCAGGGTGAGGCCCTGAATGCCCTGCTGCTGGCCAGTCCCCACGAGCCGGACGCCGACCCGACCGGGCCGGTCTGCAGCGCCAGCGTGGACGGCTTTATCGTGTACTGCGCCGCCGAGGAGAGCCCGCTGCTGCGCGCCGTGCTGGGGCGGCAACTGCCTACCGTGCTGGTGGACCACGCCCCCCACCCGGCGGCCCTGGGTGTGGGAATTGACGACGCTGGGGGGGCGCACCAGGCCGCCGCGCATCTGCTGGCTCTAGGCCACCGCACGCTGGGGGTGATCTGCCTGGAACTGGCGCCGGCCCGCGCCGCTGGCCCGGTGTCCCCTGGGCGGGAGGCCCGCATCAGCTACCACCCCACCGCCGCGCGGCTGTCGGGTTACCGCGCCGCTGTATCGGCGGTGCCGGGTGCAAGCCTCTGGCCCACCGAGACCTTGCAAAACACGCCAGAAGAAGGCGAGGTCCGCGCCCTGGATCTGCTGCGCGCCCACCCGGAGGTGACGGCGCTACTGTGCATGAGCGACGTGCTGGCCCAGGGCGCCTTGCGCGCCGCACAGACCCTGGGCCGCCGCGTGCCGGAAGACCTGAGCGTGATTGGCTACGACGACCTGCCCAGCAGTCCGGCCCTGAACCTGACCACCGTGTGGCAGCCCACCGCCGACAAGGGCCGGGCGGCGGGTGAGGCCATGCTGGCGCTGCTGCGCGGCGAGGCCGCCCAGGGACTGACCCTGCCCACTCGCTTAGTGGTACGCGGCACCACGGCGGCGCCTGCCGGGGCGGCGGCTGCATTACCCTGA
- the galE gene encoding UDP-glucose 4-epimerase GalE, producing the protein MKILVVGGAGYIGSHTVRQLRRAGHDVVVFDNLSSGHAAALPPEATLVRGDLLDEGAVKAALVAHQPDAVIHFAALIEVGESMRAPARYYRNNVVGSLNLLQAIVETRKIPLVFSSTAAVYGTTDAVPIPEDAPMQPESVYGETKLMTERMIHAFHTAQGLPYMVLRYFNVCGAAPEGDIGEAHASKSHLIELAALTALGEREKMLIFGDDYPTPDGTCLRDYVHVQDLADAHVLAVEALVKGTQQAATYNVGLGHGFSVKEVLDAVDAVVGTPVPREVAPRRAGDPPRLVADAARIRQELGFAPQFTDLQEIVQTAWEWHKRHPHDFKK; encoded by the coding sequence ATGAAGATTCTGGTGGTGGGCGGCGCGGGCTATATCGGGTCCCATACGGTGCGGCAACTGCGCCGGGCGGGGCATGACGTGGTGGTCTTTGACAACCTCAGCAGCGGTCACGCGGCGGCGCTGCCGCCCGAGGCGACCCTGGTGCGCGGCGATCTGCTGGACGAGGGGGCGGTCAAGGCCGCCCTGGTCGCCCACCAGCCTGACGCCGTGATTCACTTTGCCGCCCTGATTGAGGTCGGCGAGAGCATGCGCGCCCCCGCCCGCTACTACCGCAACAACGTGGTGGGCAGCCTGAATCTGCTGCAAGCGATTGTGGAGACGCGCAAGATTCCGCTGGTGTTTTCCAGCACCGCCGCCGTCTACGGCACCACCGACGCCGTGCCCATTCCTGAGGATGCACCCATGCAGCCCGAGAGCGTGTACGGCGAGACCAAGCTGATGACCGAGCGTATGATTCACGCCTTCCATACAGCCCAGGGGCTGCCGTATATGGTGCTGCGTTACTTCAACGTCTGCGGCGCGGCGCCTGAGGGCGACATTGGCGAGGCCCACGCCAGCAAGTCGCACCTCATCGAACTGGCGGCCCTGACGGCTCTGGGCGAGCGCGAGAAGATGCTGATCTTTGGGGACGATTACCCCACCCCCGACGGCACCTGTCTGCGCGACTACGTGCATGTGCAGGACCTGGCGGACGCGCATGTGCTGGCAGTGGAAGCGCTGGTAAAGGGCACGCAGCAGGCCGCCACCTACAACGTGGGTTTGGGCCACGGCTTTAGTGTGAAAGAGGTGCTGGACGCGGTGGACGCGGTGGTGGGCACGCCGGTCCCCCGCGAGGTGGCCCCACGCCGTGCCGGGGACCCGCCTCGCCTGGTGGCCGACGCGGCGCGCATTCGTCAGGAGTTGGGCTTTGCGCCCCAGTTCACCGACCTGCAAGAGATTGTGCAGACCGCCTGGGAGTGGCATAAGAGGCATCCACACGACTTCAAGAAATGA